One Phycisphaerae bacterium genomic window carries:
- a CDS encoding DUF1559 domain-containing protein — MKRIARGFTLIELLVVVAIIALLISILLPSLSAARESGKRAVCASNLRSIVQAMIAYSMDNRDVMPQHEGVEPSYVYVNKGSVQWHLAELILPYMGTQNITRSGPNGTFAPIDFELSAPLGKIFHCPSTGNATRNSAASWQNPSQWGSFMDYAQIWNFVGPSAIVSGDKVEAATADGLYRVFDDDQLTIIPDTSNPYRLFRLPYSVSRPIMQLPKSDGQSRVPVIQDYLVSVGKTAAQLPGDFDAGRLRPTAGNHRWTGRANGSDTGQLKGGNFGYDDGSVQWRTLSVLRPRLMIDRTFQGGSTRPTYWW, encoded by the coding sequence ATGAAACGGATCGCCCGAGGCTTCACGCTGATTGAATTGCTGGTCGTGGTCGCGATCATCGCGCTGCTGATATCCATCCTCCTGCCGTCCCTGTCCGCGGCGCGGGAAAGCGGCAAGCGCGCCGTGTGCGCATCCAACCTGCGCAGCATCGTGCAGGCGATGATCGCGTATTCGATGGACAACCGCGACGTCATGCCGCAGCACGAAGGGGTCGAACCGAGCTACGTATACGTAAACAAGGGCTCGGTGCAATGGCATCTGGCCGAGCTGATCCTGCCCTACATGGGCACCCAGAACATCACCCGCAGTGGCCCCAATGGGACCTTCGCACCCATCGATTTCGAACTCTCGGCGCCACTGGGCAAGATTTTCCATTGCCCCTCCACCGGGAACGCCACACGCAACAGCGCGGCATCCTGGCAGAACCCGTCGCAGTGGGGCTCGTTCATGGATTATGCCCAGATCTGGAACTTCGTCGGTCCGTCCGCGATCGTCAGTGGCGACAAGGTCGAGGCCGCCACGGCCGACGGCCTGTACCGCGTATTCGACGACGATCAACTGACGATCATCCCGGACACCAGCAATCCCTATCGGCTTTTCCGCCTGCCGTACTCGGTAAGCCGACCGATCATGCAGCTTCCCAAGAGTGACGGCCAATCGCGGGTGCCGGTCATCCAGGACTACCTCGTCAGTGTCGGCAAGACGGCGGCCCAACTCCCCGGAGATTTCGACGCCGGCCGCCTGCGGCCCACTGCCGGCAATCATCGCTGGACAGGCCGCGCCAACGGCTCCGACACCGGCCAGCTCAAGGGCGGGAACTTCGGCTATGACGACGGCAGTGTGCAGTGGCGTACGCTCAGCGTACTGCGCCCCCGGTTGATGATCGATCGCACGTTCCAGGGCGGCTCGACGCGCCCAACGTACTGGTGGTGA